The following are encoded together in the Brassica napus cultivar Da-Ae chromosome A9, Da-Ae, whole genome shotgun sequence genome:
- the LOC106435255 gene encoding inactive poly [ADP-ribose] polymerase RCD1 isoform X2, with amino-acid sequence METKIVKVLDSRREDGSGKKRKRAASYAAYVTGVSCANLQDVPPPNPQSQVPDKRRKLEGAYENLSGKSLVRYYSYFKKTGIAKRVMIYEKGDWNDLPDPVICAIRNELNEKRAAIEFEWCGQHFLLDFLHMHRLDLETGAKTPLAWIDIGGKCFFPEIYESDERNDCCNHKCVEYSKQYVPHDIKLRLEIDVNAGEPRLNLEECSDESGDSMDDDPAEDSCSRRIEPAVSKWDETDAIAVSGVKPAGAEGLDKDAVKKMFAVGTASLGHVAVLDVGRFSSEIAEARLELFQKQVEITKKHRGDANVRYAWLPAKREVLSGIMMQGLGVGGAFIRKSMYGVGIHLTAADCPYFSARYCDIDENGVRYMVLCRIIMGNMELLRGDKAQFFSGGEEYDNGVDDVENPKNYIVWNINMNTHIFPEYVVRFKLSVPHNAEGDMVARHDNSGVTLEGPKDLPPPQGPERGSGSANSVGSSTTKPKSPWMPFPTLFAAISPKIAEKDMCFINADYQQLREKKMTRGEFVRKLRGIVGDDLLRSTITALQNQPKLNKEIPGSDEEGAGGFVK; translated from the exons ATGGAAACGAAGATCGTCAAGGTGTTGGATAGTAGACGCGAAGATGGTTCCGGTAAAAAGAGGAAACGCGCAGCAAGCTATGCTGCATATGTTACTGGTGTGTCGTGTGCAAACCTGCAAGATGTTCCCCCACCGAACCCGCAGAGCCAAGTTCCCGACAAAAGAAGGAAATTGGAAGGTGCTTACGAGAATCTGTCTGGGAAGTCGCTGGTCAGATACTACTCTTATTTTAAGAAGACCGGAATTGCAAAGCGTGTTATGATCTACGAGAAGGGTGACTGGAATGATTTGCCTGATCCTGTTATATGTGCAATCCGAAATGAGTTAAATGAAAAGAGGGCTGCAATTGAGTTCGAGTGGTGTGGTCAACattttcttttggatttcttgcaCATGCATAGGCTAGATTTGGAAACAGGGGCGAAAACTCCGCTTGCATGGATCGACATTGGAGGCAAATGTTTCTTCCCTGAAATTTACGAGAGTGACGAAAGGAACGATTGCTGCAATCACAAGTGCGTGGAATATTCAAAACAATATGTCCCGCATGATATCAAGTTGCGCCTTGAGATTGATGTTAATGCTGGGGAGCCGAGGTTGAATTTGGAGGAGTGCAGTGATGAATCTGGTGACAGTATGGATGATGATCCAGCCGAGGATAGCTGCAGCCGCAGGATTGAACCTGCTGTTTCGAAATGGGATGAGACGGATGCTATAGCAGTCTCTGGTGTCAAGCCTGCTGGAGCCGAAGGCCTTGATAAAGATGCAGTAAAAAAGATGTTTGCAGTAGGTACAGCTTCTCTAGGCCATGTAGCGGTGCTAGACGTGGGCCGTTTTTCCAGTGAGATTGCGGAAGCTCGCCTAGAGCTTTTCCAGAAGCAGGTTGAGATCACCAAGAAACATCGAGGGGACGCAAACGTTAGATACGCATGGCTTCCTGCAAAGAGGGAAGTTCTATCTGGGATTATGATGCAGGGACTTGGAGTTGGGGGAGCATTTATTCGAAAGTCCATGTATGGTGTTGGGATACATTTAACTGCTGCAGACTGCCCTTACTTCAG TGCGAGGTACTGTGATATTGACGAAAATGGAGTACGGTACATGGTTTTGTGCCGTATAATAATGGGGAACATGGAGCTTCTTCGTGGTGATAAAGCACAGTTTTTCTCTGGTGGAGAAGAGTATGACAATGGAGTCGATGATGTCGAGAATCCGAAAAATTACATTGTCTGGAACATCAATATGAATACCCATATATTCCCTGAATATGTTGTTAGGTTCAAGCTGTCTGTTCCTCACAATGCTGAAG GTGATATGGTTGCTAGGCATGATAACTCAGGTGTCACTTTGGAAGGACCCAAGGATCTTCCTCCCCCGCAG GGGCCTGAAAGAGGTTCAGGGAGCGCAAACAGTGTGGGTTCGAGCACTACGAAACCCAAATCTCCTTGGATGCCGTTTCCTACTCTGTTTGCAGCAATCTCACCCAAGATTGCAGAGAAGGACATGTGTTTCATCAATGCTGACTACCAACAACTGAGG GAAAAGAAGATGACGCGAGGAGAGTTTGTGAGGAAGCTGCGGGGAATAGTAGGAGATGATCTGCTTAGGTCCACAATAACAGCTCTTCAAAACCAG CCAAAGTTGAATAAGGAGATTCCTGGAAGCGACGAGGAAGGTGCAGGTGGGTTTGTAAAGTAA
- the LOC106435255 gene encoding inactive poly [ADP-ribose] polymerase RCD1 isoform X1, producing METKIVKVLDSRREDGSGKKRKRAASYAAYVTGVSCANLQDVPPPNPQSQVPDKRRKLEGAYENLSGKSLVRYYSYFKKTGIAKRVMIYEKGDWNDLPDPVICAIRNELNEKRAAIEFEWCGQHFLLDFLHMHRLDLETGAKTPLAWIDIGGKCFFPEIYESDERNDCCNHKCVEYSKQYVPHDIKLRLEIDVNAGEPRLNLEECSDESGDSMDDDPAEDSCSRRIEPAVSKWDETDAIAVSGVKPAGAEGLDKDAVKKMFAVGTASLGHVAVLDVGRFSSEIAEARLELFQKQVEITKKHRGDANVRYAWLPAKREVLSGIMMQGLGVGGAFIRKSMYGVGIHLTAADCPYFSARYCDIDENGVRYMVLCRIIMGNMELLRGDKAQFFSGGEEYDNGVDDVENPKNYIVWNINMNTHIFPEYVVRFKLSVPHNAEGDMVARHDNSGVTLEGPKDLPPPQVDSNGPERGSGSANSVGSSTTKPKSPWMPFPTLFAAISPKIAEKDMCFINADYQQLREKKMTRGEFVRKLRGIVGDDLLRSTITALQNQPKLNKEIPGSDEEGAGGFVK from the exons ATGGAAACGAAGATCGTCAAGGTGTTGGATAGTAGACGCGAAGATGGTTCCGGTAAAAAGAGGAAACGCGCAGCAAGCTATGCTGCATATGTTACTGGTGTGTCGTGTGCAAACCTGCAAGATGTTCCCCCACCGAACCCGCAGAGCCAAGTTCCCGACAAAAGAAGGAAATTGGAAGGTGCTTACGAGAATCTGTCTGGGAAGTCGCTGGTCAGATACTACTCTTATTTTAAGAAGACCGGAATTGCAAAGCGTGTTATGATCTACGAGAAGGGTGACTGGAATGATTTGCCTGATCCTGTTATATGTGCAATCCGAAATGAGTTAAATGAAAAGAGGGCTGCAATTGAGTTCGAGTGGTGTGGTCAACattttcttttggatttcttgcaCATGCATAGGCTAGATTTGGAAACAGGGGCGAAAACTCCGCTTGCATGGATCGACATTGGAGGCAAATGTTTCTTCCCTGAAATTTACGAGAGTGACGAAAGGAACGATTGCTGCAATCACAAGTGCGTGGAATATTCAAAACAATATGTCCCGCATGATATCAAGTTGCGCCTTGAGATTGATGTTAATGCTGGGGAGCCGAGGTTGAATTTGGAGGAGTGCAGTGATGAATCTGGTGACAGTATGGATGATGATCCAGCCGAGGATAGCTGCAGCCGCAGGATTGAACCTGCTGTTTCGAAATGGGATGAGACGGATGCTATAGCAGTCTCTGGTGTCAAGCCTGCTGGAGCCGAAGGCCTTGATAAAGATGCAGTAAAAAAGATGTTTGCAGTAGGTACAGCTTCTCTAGGCCATGTAGCGGTGCTAGACGTGGGCCGTTTTTCCAGTGAGATTGCGGAAGCTCGCCTAGAGCTTTTCCAGAAGCAGGTTGAGATCACCAAGAAACATCGAGGGGACGCAAACGTTAGATACGCATGGCTTCCTGCAAAGAGGGAAGTTCTATCTGGGATTATGATGCAGGGACTTGGAGTTGGGGGAGCATTTATTCGAAAGTCCATGTATGGTGTTGGGATACATTTAACTGCTGCAGACTGCCCTTACTTCAG TGCGAGGTACTGTGATATTGACGAAAATGGAGTACGGTACATGGTTTTGTGCCGTATAATAATGGGGAACATGGAGCTTCTTCGTGGTGATAAAGCACAGTTTTTCTCTGGTGGAGAAGAGTATGACAATGGAGTCGATGATGTCGAGAATCCGAAAAATTACATTGTCTGGAACATCAATATGAATACCCATATATTCCCTGAATATGTTGTTAGGTTCAAGCTGTCTGTTCCTCACAATGCTGAAG GTGATATGGTTGCTAGGCATGATAACTCAGGTGTCACTTTGGAAGGACCCAAGGATCTTCCTCCCCCGCAGGTAGACTCAAAC GGGCCTGAAAGAGGTTCAGGGAGCGCAAACAGTGTGGGTTCGAGCACTACGAAACCCAAATCTCCTTGGATGCCGTTTCCTACTCTGTTTGCAGCAATCTCACCCAAGATTGCAGAGAAGGACATGTGTTTCATCAATGCTGACTACCAACAACTGAGG GAAAAGAAGATGACGCGAGGAGAGTTTGTGAGGAAGCTGCGGGGAATAGTAGGAGATGATCTGCTTAGGTCCACAATAACAGCTCTTCAAAACCAG CCAAAGTTGAATAAGGAGATTCCTGGAAGCGACGAGGAAGGTGCAGGTGGGTTTGTAAAGTAA